The proteins below are encoded in one region of Bifidobacterium dentium JCM 1195 = DSM 20436:
- a CDS encoding 3'-5' exonuclease produces the protein MNEAVQTDGSWLSEAKKDIDQWAAMMPKNADNQLIDWQWVASLDMERGIGAAATQHIDAIAALRYWRSSETGSSATTAVTGRPAPSLSARQLHDLLKLDLAIRDRLESILAQCNTTFMTDFDRLIASYRLPRALAYANRRLCDEIAILREIGAQMRLWTITQERRERVTVPVLHPYARPADAADAVSVADTANGDRLASDETSASVIRLDDIQDRTAEIVNGRASRRKAAREQERSGRYAMSRANLSGVTSPGGSTLFDDDSVFAAGQASRSEEGRRLADYRKPDWRDAYLPGCDVDNVMGVDIETTGTDPARTYIIDVGFEFMNMMSPRPADAPAEYRYEQSSYVTGDAYGQARLSFGVTPENAAVGNDLILRLTGIDVRDLAGGPRLFDEWPAAQIGLLQRLEQQPYVAHNARFEHGFFMLNIAGYAESYRAGNITIIDTLPMSRRWDDGSIPDDEHPYGDNTLESYAKRQGALDSSKSERHLGLEDAHIMLVAMKRHLAMLRAEGRGPWGADGRSGLGGKHCGRRW, from the coding sequence ATGAACGAAGCAGTGCAGACGGACGGTTCCTGGCTGTCCGAAGCCAAGAAAGACATCGATCAGTGGGCGGCGATGATGCCGAAGAACGCCGACAATCAGTTGATTGACTGGCAGTGGGTCGCTTCACTTGATATGGAGCGCGGTATCGGTGCGGCCGCGACGCAGCATATTGATGCGATTGCGGCGTTGCGGTACTGGCGTTCCTCCGAGACGGGATCCTCCGCGACGACTGCCGTGACCGGACGGCCCGCTCCATCGCTGTCCGCACGCCAACTGCATGATCTGCTGAAACTCGATCTTGCGATTCGTGACCGGCTTGAATCGATCCTCGCGCAATGCAATACGACGTTCATGACGGATTTCGATCGTTTGATCGCCTCCTATCGTTTGCCGCGCGCGCTCGCGTATGCGAATCGTCGCCTATGTGACGAGATTGCCATCCTGCGTGAGATCGGTGCGCAGATGCGTTTGTGGACCATTACGCAAGAACGCCGTGAACGAGTCACCGTACCGGTCCTGCACCCGTATGCACGACCTGCGGATGCCGCGGATGCCGTATCCGTCGCCGATACCGCGAACGGTGATCGATTGGCATCTGACGAAACTTCGGCATCCGTCATCCGGTTGGACGATATCCAGGATCGGACCGCCGAAATCGTCAACGGCCGTGCGTCTCGCCGCAAGGCTGCACGTGAGCAGGAACGTTCCGGCCGCTATGCCATGTCGCGTGCGAACCTGAGCGGTGTGACCAGTCCCGGCGGTTCCACATTGTTCGATGACGATTCGGTGTTCGCCGCCGGTCAGGCAAGCCGGTCGGAGGAGGGCCGTCGTCTTGCCGATTATCGCAAGCCTGACTGGCGTGACGCCTACCTTCCCGGTTGTGATGTCGACAACGTGATGGGTGTCGACATCGAAACCACGGGCACCGATCCGGCCCGTACGTACATCATCGACGTCGGGTTCGAATTCATGAACATGATGTCGCCACGTCCCGCGGATGCCCCGGCCGAATACCGGTATGAGCAAAGTTCCTATGTGACCGGGGACGCCTATGGCCAGGCCCGCCTTTCCTTCGGCGTCACACCCGAGAACGCCGCTGTCGGCAACGACCTGATTCTCAGACTTACAGGCATCGACGTTCGTGACCTTGCCGGAGGGCCTCGCTTGTTCGACGAGTGGCCGGCGGCTCAGATTGGATTGCTCCAGCGTTTGGAACAGCAACCGTATGTGGCTCACAACGCCCGTTTCGAGCATGGGTTCTTCATGCTGAATATCGCCGGATATGCGGAAAGCTATCGTGCCGGCAACATTACGATCATCGATACGTTGCCGATGAGCCGCCGTTGGGATGACGGCTCGATTCCCGACGATGAGCATCCGTATGGCGACAATACGTTGGAATCTTACGCTAAACGTCAGGGCGCCTTGGATTCCTCGAAGTCGGAACGTCACCTTGGTCTGGAAGACGCCCATATCATGCTGGTTGCGATGAAGCGTCATCTCGCGATGCTCCGCGCCGAAGGGCGTGGTCCTTGGGGAGCGGACGGCAGATCAGGCCTCGGCGGCAAGCATTGCGGACGTCGCTGGTAG
- a CDS encoding glutamate decarboxylase translates to MSIMHSNINTIAAGYGYSGGADSDSVEVNPLFARPKEAKAFSKFKIPQEGSLPETAYQVVHDDAMLDGNARLNLATFVSTWMDDYANRLYMEAADKNMIDKDEYPKTAEVESRCWHMLADLWHAPDPMNTIGTSTIGSSEACMLGGLALKRRWKEAREKAGLPADRPNLVMSSAVQVCWEKFCNYFDVEPRYVPISEEHKVLDGYDLDKYVDENTIGVVAIMGVTYTGMYEPVKKISDALDRIEERTGLDVRIHVDAASGGMIAPFIQPDLQWDFRVKRVYSISTSGHKYGLVYPGLGWVVWRETADLPESLIFKVSYLGGEMPTFALNFSRPGAQVLLQYYMFLRLGFEGYRRVQQAAHDVAKYLSGEIAKMDDFTLWNDGSDIPVFAWMLKDKPDRKWNLYDLQDRLRMKGWLVPAYPMPVDLTQVTVQRIVVRNGFSHDMAESFLKDLKACVKYLDGLKAPMPSEARVSGFHH, encoded by the coding sequence ATGTCGATAATGCATTCCAACATCAATACCATCGCGGCAGGTTATGGTTATTCTGGTGGTGCCGATTCCGACAGCGTGGAAGTCAACCCACTGTTCGCCCGTCCGAAGGAAGCCAAGGCCTTCTCTAAGTTCAAGATTCCGCAGGAAGGAAGCCTACCGGAGACCGCCTATCAGGTGGTGCACGACGACGCCATGCTTGACGGCAACGCACGCCTGAACCTCGCGACCTTCGTAAGCACCTGGATGGACGATTATGCGAACCGCCTGTACATGGAGGCGGCCGACAAGAACATGATCGACAAGGACGAGTACCCGAAGACCGCCGAAGTCGAATCCCGCTGCTGGCATATGCTCGCCGACCTCTGGCATGCGCCGGACCCGATGAATACCATCGGAACCTCCACCATCGGCTCCTCCGAGGCATGCATGCTGGGCGGCCTGGCCTTGAAGCGCCGCTGGAAGGAAGCGCGAGAAAAGGCCGGCCTGCCGGCCGATCGACCGAATCTGGTGATGAGCAGCGCCGTGCAGGTGTGCTGGGAGAAGTTCTGCAACTACTTCGACGTGGAACCGCGTTACGTGCCGATCTCCGAAGAGCACAAAGTGCTTGACGGCTACGACCTCGACAAGTACGTCGACGAGAACACCATCGGCGTGGTGGCCATCATGGGCGTGACCTACACGGGCATGTACGAGCCGGTCAAGAAGATCTCCGACGCGTTGGACCGCATCGAGGAACGCACCGGACTCGATGTGCGCATCCACGTGGATGCCGCTTCGGGCGGTATGATCGCACCGTTCATCCAGCCCGACCTTCAGTGGGACTTCCGCGTCAAGCGCGTGTACTCCATCAGTACCTCCGGACACAAGTACGGTCTGGTCTACCCGGGCCTGGGCTGGGTGGTATGGCGTGAGACCGCCGACCTGCCGGAAAGCCTGATCTTCAAGGTGAGCTATCTGGGCGGCGAAATGCCGACCTTTGCGCTGAACTTCTCCCGCCCCGGCGCTCAGGTGCTGTTGCAGTACTACATGTTCCTGCGTTTGGGATTCGAAGGCTACCGCCGCGTGCAGCAGGCCGCGCACGATGTGGCGAAGTACCTGTCGGGCGAAATCGCCAAGATGGACGACTTCACTCTATGGAACGACGGTTCCGATATTCCGGTGTTCGCTTGGATGCTCAAGGACAAGCCGGATCGCAAGTGGAACCTGTACGATCTGCAGGATCGTCTGCGCATGAAGGGCTGGCTAGTGCCGGCCTATCCGATGCCGGTGGATCTAACGCAGGTGACCGTGCAGCGCATCGTGGTGCGCAACGGATTCAGCCATGATATGGCCGAATCGTTCCTGAAGGATCTGAAGGCCTGTGTGAAGTATCTGGATGGATTGAAGGCGCCGATGCCGAGCGAGGCACGGGTCTCCGGCTTCCATCACTGA